In Oryzias melastigma strain HK-1 unplaced genomic scaffold, ASM292280v2 sc01596, whole genome shotgun sequence, the genomic stretch CCTTTGAGAGTCAGCAGGTGAGCACAGAGTTTTAAAGATTACATAGCTTGATGTAAACGCTTtgatttgaacagttttttgaATATcctatttcttgtttttaggaagtttttttttttttgttttctatttgtcattttttacctTATTCTCTAATTACTAGATTTGTTCCTGGtgtttttacaaatacattttaactaaaGATACTTTTCTTTTAGGTTCCAACTTTTGATTTTATACTTTAATATATGGATAAATAAATCagtattcatataaaaaaaacatagtttgatTAGAAAAGGGAATTCATTGCCCATAGTTTACGCATTTtgaaatggtattttttttactgccaGAGAGAGACTTTCAGCACCACTTAACTGGACAGCGGCAAGCCAACGCGTAAAACCTTAATTCTATAATATGCTccattttgaactttttgtaAATCTTTATCGTGTTATTGTTTTACAAACCTATTTGCATGTTGTTTTAGTAATTTCTTCCTTAATAATTTAGTCATTGGATTTGTTTCGGATGCTTTACTCATGTGTTGACAAATTAGATTAAATGAATTTTCTAACTAATAAGTCAAAATCCGCACTTATTTCCTGTTAAGAAATTATGGACAAATTCATTATATTTCTAAGTCAATATTATGcttaaaatgatccataaaaaaagaaaaacatagttttcaAAAACCTTATTGATTTAATTTCTCTGCAAGAACATCTTCAGCACCAATCACTGGACAGCGACAAGCCAGCGTATCAAAGGCTGAAACACACACAGCTATCAATCACAGCAGCTttgcaaaatacaaaataaaagcataatgaaaaaagaaactgtactctttatttattgtacaatacatatttgtttcaaaataatattaagaaatgcaaaaatNNNNNNNNNNNNNNNNNNNNNCAACAATGTTACTAATGAAAGATATGTTTGCTTTATAATTAAAACCCAATATTTATTGCGTTTTAAAGCTTTCTTTCATgcattaggcttttttttcatgcGCCTCCCTTTCAAAGCGCTCTGCATCTCCTCTCTGAGTGGATGTGAGGGATGATGGTGTGCACCAATGACAAGCAGAGCTGTACAAAGAGATCTAGTCCCTCCCCCCTAATGCAGCTCCTGCCTCACAAATGCTTCAACCTCAAAGAGCTGGATGAGGAGAAGCGATGATCTTCACACATTTAAAGCGATTAACACAAAGGGGGAACGCGATTAAAATGGCCTGAcgctggattttattttgaaaagatcttTCGTGACTATGGATGGGAAATGCGGTTTATTTGATTGCCTTGGATAATATTTATAGCGGCACTGGGATGACAAAGACAAAAGGATACCGAGCCAGGGGATGGCAGGCGCTGTGGTGGCATCATTTCTTTCTCCTGTGGAGTACAATAGACGCACAGACTCGATACAGCATCCCGGAGGAGCTAAAGCACGGATCCGTGGTCGGAAACCTGGCGAAAGATCTGGGTTTGACTTTAACCGAGATTTCTGAGCGCGCACTGCGCGTCGCCTCTGAGTCTGGTGAGCAGTATTTCCGCGTGGATGCGGGGAGAGGAGAGCTGCTGGTGAACGACAGAATAGACAGAGAGGCTTTGTGCGGACAAAGCGCGAGCTGCGTGTTGCCTTTACAGTTAGTTCTTGAAAAACCTCTGAGTTTACATCGAATTGAGGTGGAAATTCAAGATATTAATGACAATCCTCCCAAATTTTATACTGaggaattgtttttaaacatttcggAAACGGCTGTTGTGGGAACTCGATTTCCATTAGAAAGCGCGGAGGATTCAGATGTTGGTGGAAATTCAGTAAAATCCTACACTTTAACAAAGAACgaatgtttcacattaaaaatgaaggaggttgaggatggaaaaaccgTTCCAGAGTTGGTGTTAGAGAAGTCGCTTGATCGGGAAATAAAAGCTGTTCATCAGCTCCGCCTCACTGCATTAGACGGAGGAAACCCGGTCAAATCCGGTACCTCCACTATAACCATAACTGTGCTTGATGTTAATGATAATTTCCCAGTATTTGAAAAGAATTCATATCGAGTATCTTTACTTGAGAATACTGCAAAAGGCTCGTTTGTGATCAAAGTAGCTGCAACTGACGCAGACGAGGGACCAAATGGAGAGATTGAATTCTCATTCGGCGCGCGCACACCTGATTCAGTGTTAACTCTATTTAACATTAACCCTTCGAGtggagaaattattttaaaaggcgATTTAGATTATGAAAGAGAGACATCTTATAAAATCGAGATAACTGCGAAAGATAAAGGGAGCCCTGAAATGCAAAGTCACTGCCGCCTCCAGATTGACGTTATTGACGTGAATGACAATAAACCCGAAATAATTCTCACCTCTGAACCACAGCCGGTGCGCGAGGACGCACCGGGAGGCACCGTGGTGGCTTTACTTAATGTGCGCGATGCAGATTCCGTTAATAACAGCAAAGTAACTTTACAAATATCAAAGggttctccttttaaattgaaaacctCGTTTTCTAATAATTATGCTCTAATAACCAGCGGTCCTTTAGACAGAGAAAAAGTATCAGATTATCATGTGGAGATCACAGCTACTGACTCTGGATCTCCCCCACTGTCTAGTAAAAGAATAGTATCTGTCAGAATCACTGACGTGAACGACAACCCTCCAGTTTTTACACAGAAATCTTATAACGTGTATCTGAAGGAGAACGGAGTTCCGGGTTCTATTCTGTTCTCAGTATCCGCGTCTGATCTGGATTCAGGTGAAAACGCAAAGATCTCTTACTCCATCCTGGACTCTAAAGTTCAGGACGTGTCCGTGTCCTCCTATGTTTACATGAACTCAGAGAACGGCAGCATCTACAGCATGCACTCGTTTGACTATGAGAAGCTGAAGGTGTTTGAGATCCACGTTCAGGCCAAGGACCAGGGCTCTCCTTCTCTCAGCAGCAACGCTACTGTCCACGTCTTTATCCTGGACCAGAACGATAACGCCCCCGCCGTCATTTACCCCTCGTCCGCTGCTCTGGGCTCCCTGTCTCATCAGAGGATGCCCCGCTCCGCCAAAGCGGGTCACCTGGTCACCAAGGTGACGGCGGTGGACGCGGACTCGGGCCATAACgcctggatctcctacagactGGCGGAGGCCACAGACGCCTCTCTGTTCAGCGTCAATCTGTACACAGGAGAGGTGAGGACTAAACGCGCTGTGTCCGAGCAGGACGACTCCTCTCAGAGGCTGATCCTGGAGATCAAAGACGACGGAgagccgctccaatccgccacCGTCACCGTGTCCATCCTGCTGGAGGACGCTCTCCATGAGCCCATCTCAGAGCTGCGACTCCACAAAGCGTCCGAGCCCAGCAAGAAAAGCGGCAGAATCACCCTTTATCTGATCCTGTCTCTGGCCTCGGTGTCCGTGCTGTCTCTGCTGACGTTTGTCATCTTAGCGGTGAAATGcatgaggagcagcagaagcagcggcagctgctgctgcatgagACGCCAAGACTCTGAGGATTACAAGAACCCCAACAGAAACCTGCAGATTCAGCTCAACACCGATGGACCCATCAAGTACGTGGAGGTCCTGGGAGGAGACATGATGTCTCAGAGTCAGTCCTTCAGGTCCTGCATGTCTCCCATGTCAGAGTACAGTGATTTCACTCTGATTAAACCCAGCAGCACCACAGACTTTAAGGAGGTCATCAGTGTGCTGGACGCCTCTTTACCTGACAGCACCTGGACCTTTGAGAGTCAGCAGGTGAGCACAGAGTTGTAAAGATTACATAGCTTGATGTAAACGCTTtgatttgaacagttttttgaATATcctatttcttgtttttaggaagattttttttcggtttctatttgtcattttttacctTATTCTTTCAATACTAGATTTGTTCCTGGTGTTTTTACAGATACATTTTaactaaagatatttttttgttatgttccAACTTTTGATTTTATACTTTTCTTAGTCAATATATGGATAAATAAATCagcatttatgtaaaaaaaaaacatagtttgattaaaaaagagaatttattaCCCATAGTTTACGCATTTtgaaatggtattttttttactgcctaAGAGAGACTTTCAGCACCACTTAACTGGACAGCGGCAAGCCAACGCGTAAAACCTTTATTATCTAACATGCTCCAGTTTGAACTTTTTGTAAATCTTTATCGTGTTATTGATTTACAAACCTATTTGCATGTTGTTTTAGTAATTTATTCCTTAATAATTTAGTCATTGGATTTGTTTcggatgttttattcatgtgttGACAAATTAGATTAAATGAATTTTCTAACCAATATGTCAAAATCCGCACTTATTTCCTGTTAAGAAATTATGGACAAATTCATTATATTTCTAAGTCAATATTATGcttaaaatgatccataaaaaaagaaaaacatagttttcaAAAACCTTATTGATTTAATTTCTCTGCAAGAACAAGATCTTCAGCACCGAATCGCTGGACAGCGACAAGCCGGGTATCAAAGGctgaaacacacacagctgTCAATCACAGCGGCTttgcaaaatacaaaataaaagcataatgaaaaaagaaactgtacTCTTTATTTCTTGTACAGTACATGTTTGTTTCAAACTAATattaagaaatgcaaaaataaactcaacTTGACATTTGCACATAcattgagagttttttttttttcatgcgcCTCCCTTTCAAAGCGNNNNNNNNNNNNNNNNNNNNNNNNNNNNNNNNNNNNNNNNNNNNNNNNNNNNNNNNNNNNNNNNNNNNNNNNNNNNNNNNNNNNNNNNNNNNNNNNNNNNNNNNNNNNNNNNNNNNNNNNNNNNNNNNNNNNNNNNNNNNNNNNNNNNNNNNNNNNNNNNNNNNNNNNNNNNNNNNNNNNNNNNNNNNNNNNNNNNNNNNNNNNNNNNNNNNNNNNNNNNNNNNNNNNNNNNNNNNNNNNNNNNNNNNNNNNNNNNNNNNNNNNNNNNNNNNNNNNNNNNNNNNNNNNNNNNNNNNNNNNNNNNNNNNNNNNNNNNNNNNNNNNNNNNNNNNNNNNNNNNNNNNNNNNNNNNNNNNNNNNNNNNNNNNNNNNNNNNNNNNNNNNNNNNNNNNNNNNNNNNNNNNNNNNNNNNNNNNNNNNNNNNNNNNNNNNNNNNNNNNNNNNNNNNNNNNNNNNNNNNNNNNNNNNNNNNNNNNNNNNNNNNNNNNNNNNNNNNNNNNNNNNNNNNNNNNNNNNNNNNNNNNNNNNNNNNNNNNNNNNNNNNNNNNNNNNNNNNNNNNNNNNNNNNNNNNNNNNNNNNNNNNGACTTTCAGCACCGCTTAACTGGACAGCTACACGCCAACATATCAGCCGCAGCAACTCACACAGCCGTCAAAATTTCAACAcactgaataaaaatgaaatgaaaagaagCAGTCAACAATGTTACTAATGAAAGATATGTTTgctttataattaaaacaaaatatttattgcgttttaaagcttttttcatccattaggctttttttttcatgcaccTCCCTTTCAAAGCGCTCTGCATCTCCTCACTGAGTGGATGTGAGGGATGATTGTTGTGCACCAATGACAAGCAGAGCTGTACAAAGAGATCTAGTCCCTCCCCCCTAATGCAGCTCCTGCCTCACAAATGCTTCAACCTCAAAGAGCTGGATGAGGAGAAGCGATGATCTTCACACATTTAAAGCGATTAACACAAAGAGGAAACGCGATTAAAATGGCCTGAcgctggattttattttgaaaagatcttTCGTGACTATGGATGGGAAATGTGGTTTATTTGATTGCCTTGGATAATATTTATTTCGGCACTGGGATGACAAAGACAAAAGGATACCGAGCCTGGGGATGGCAGGCGCTGTGGTGGCATCATTTCTTTCTCCTGTGGAGTACAATAGACGCACAGACTCGATACAGCATCCCGGAGGAGCTGAAGCACGGATCCGTGGTCGGAAACCTGGCGAAAGATCTGGGTTTGACTTTAACCGAGATTTCTGAGCGCGCGCTGCGCGTCGCCTCTGAGTCTGGTGAGCAGTATTTCCGCGTGGATGCGGGGAGAGGAGAGCTGCTGGTGAACGACAGAATAGACAGAGAGGCTTTATGCGGACAAAGCGCGAGCTGCGTGTTGCCTTTACAGTTAGTTCTTGAAAAACCTCTGAGTTTACATCGAATTGAGGTGGAAATTCAAGATATTAATGACAATCCTCCCAAATTTCGTACAgaagtattatttttaaaaatttcagaaTCGGCTGCTGTAGGAACTCGCTTCTCATTAGAAAGCGCGGAGGATTCGGATGTTGGTGGAAATTCAGTAAAATCCTACACTTTAACAAAGAACgaatgtttcacattaaaaatgaaggaggttgaggatggaaaaaccgCTCCAGAGTTGGTGTTAGAGAAGCCGCTTGATCGGGAAATAAAAGCTGTTCATCAGCTCC encodes the following:
- the LOC112138802 gene encoding protocadherin gamma-C5-like, with translation MGNAVYLIALDNIYSGTGMTKTKGYRARGWQALWWHHFFLLWSTIDAQTRYSIPEELKHGSVVGNLAKDLGLTLTEISERALRVASESGEQYFRVDAGRGELLVNDRIDREALCGQSASCVLPLQLVLEKPLSLHRIEVEIQDINDNPPKFYTEELFLNISETAVVGTRFPLESAEDSDVGGNSVKSYTLTKNECFTLKMKEVEDGKTVPELVLEKSLDREIKAVHQLRLTALDGGNPVKSGTSTITITVLDVNDNFPVFEKNSYRVSLLENTAKGSFVIKVAATDADEGPNGEIEFSFGARTPDSVLTLFNINPSSGEIILKGDLDYERETSYKIEITAKDKGSPEMQSHCRLQIDVIDVNDNKPEIILTSEPQPVREDAPGGTVVALLNVRDADSVNNSKVTLQISKGSPFKLKTSFSNNYALITSGPLDREKVSDYHVEITATDSGSPPLSSKRIVSVRITDVNDNPPVFTQKSYNVYLKENGVPGSILFSVSASDLDSGENAKISYSILDSKVQDVSVSSYVYMNSENGSIYSMHSFDYEKLKVFEIHVQAKDQGSPSLSSNATVHVFILDQNDNAPAVIYPSSAALGSLSHQRMPRSAKAGHLVTKVTAVDADSGHNAWISYRLAEATDASLFSVNLYTGEVRTKRAVSEQDDSSQRLILEIKDDGEPLQSATVTVSILLEDALHEPISELRLHKASEPSKKSGRITLYLILSLASVSVLSLLTFVILAVKCMRSSRSSGSCCCMRRQDSEDYKNPNRNLQIQLNTDGPIKYVEVLGGDMMSQSQSFRSCMSPMSEYSDFTLIKPSSTTDFKEVISVLDASLPDSTWTFESQQVSTEL